The genomic window GGGCTTGAGCTTCACGAACATCTGGTAATCTTAAATCATAATAACCTAAATCGGCAGGAACCCTTGGTTGATAATGCCCTCGAAATAAAGGTTTAGCCTTTCCTACATTTGTCCACTCTGTAAACCCTTTTCCCCACCATTTATCATTTTCTGGAATGGGATGATATTGTGGAAGATAAAATGCAATTACTCGTGCTCTGTTAATCATAATTTTGAAATATTCCTTTATTTGCTTGCAAACGACTTAAGCCCATTCGGCCACATGAACATGACAGCATAAAAAATGAGAAAAAACTTCATATATCCGTAATCTCCTGTTATCACAATGTATACTAAATAAACTACCATCAATGTAATCATAATGTTTCTATAATGTTTATTAGAAAACGTCCGATACATTTTTTGAATGTATATAAATATCATCAAAGCCCATATGACACCTCCGATAAAACCATTATTGCATAATATTACCAATACAAGGCTTTCGAATGCGAACATTGTGGGGTGTGCCGCATATAAACGAAGATAGTATGAAGTCCAGTTGTATCCCTTTCCGAAAAGGTAATTATGACTAATTTCTTTTAAACATCCATTTAATTGAAATAGGCGAAGTTCAAAAGAAGATCCTTCCACTGCTTTTGAACTCTTATCAAAAATTGAGGCAATATATTCTCCCATTCCTGGAAATTTCTGAATTATAATAAATAAAGCAGTACCAGATAAAATTCCAATAAGGAAAAGTTTAACTTTCCGTTCTAAAAAAAGAAATACAGCAAGGCCTAAACCAAGAGCCCCTATAGGAGTTCTTATACCAATACAGAGTATTGCTAAAGAAGTAAAAAAAATTATAAAAACTAATATTTTGTCTTTGAATTCCTGATCAAAATCAATTTTTGATAATAAAAACACGAAACCCAAACTAAGGAATAAACCATTTTGCATGGGGTGAATAAAAACGCCGCTGATACGTCCAAATAAACGCCCAGTACCTTCAGCCGCACAATAATTACTATAATGATCCATAATAGTCGTGCTGTATCCTGGATTAATTAGCTTTATATACGGATTACTTCCTGGTAGCATTGTGGCAAGAAAAAGTGAATATACCACTGCTACAATTACAGCGCTCATCAGCACCTTATTAAATAAATCCAATGCATCAACGTTTCTATTTGCCACGTTTATTATCGCGAACGGTAAGAGGATTATCGCCATAAAGTCAACTCTAAAAGCATTCAATTGAATTCCATAGGGAACGGCGTTATGAAACGGAATAATTATAAACTGGGCCAAATAGAGGAAGATAAATGGCGCAAGAGGTTTAAAGACAAAATTTTTATATTTATAGTTCAAGAAAAGAGCAAGAAGTATAAAAAAATTAAATAAATTTGGACCAAAAGAAAAAAATACAATTTTAGGCACTAAAAGAGAGTAAAATAGAAACATGGCGATCCCTATTTTTATACGAAAAAAACAAAAAACAATTGTTAACGCAAGATAACACGAAAGGATTGTTCCTATCATTTTACAAACACCTTTAAAATATAGTGTTTCCTGATGTCCAAGTTTTTAGTGATGAATTTCAAAACTGCAAAATTAAATTCCAAAAAAGGCCCCACTTCAATGCCCGCTCATGAAAAGTACTACATAGTATCTGCTGATCTTCTATTTTATCGGCTTTAAAGATAGGCAAGGCCGTCAATTCCTTTTCGAAAATCAACCGGTTCCACTGCGAGCATAATTTTCATCTGTGGGGTGATTTGAATCATGATCGCCTCATCCAGAAAGATTTACCCAGCTCAAGCAGGTCAAAATCGGTCTTGCCCCTGAAGCACATCCTCATTTTTGCACCGCTGCCATCTTCCATTTCCACCACGCATTCCGATACCGGCGAGCAGGCTGATGAAAAATCAAACTCCATAAATGCCGGAACGGGATTATTGAAGGAAGATGCATGTTCTCCGATTTTGTTTTCCACACGTTTTTTTAAATCCGTGTAGCTCAGGGAAAGCGTGGTAGAAATTTTGCTGATGCTGAACTTGGGGTGAAGTGCAATTGCCTGTTCCCACAAATCCTGGGGAATGCGGCTTCCTTTGGTTTTGGTGCTCCGCCAGGCTTCAAATGCTGATTTAACCTCAAACTTGTTTTATCCGCTCGTTTGAATCCTTTCCCATTATGGCCGACTTAATTCATTCCTATTTCAAAGATAAGAGCCTGATATTGCCTGAATCTGATTACGTTTTACTTGTTATACCTATACCCCGCGAATGGATACGATTCAATATTTTTATACTTTTCTGCAATCTGGAACAGCACATCATCAATATCTTCTTTTTCGAGATTTAAAACTGAAGCATAATACCCTTTTAAGCCCATATAATTAAATGATCCTTCATATTTATAGCTATACGCTAAACCAAAAACAGGGACATTTGTGAATATGGCAGCAAAATTGGAATGCATTCTCGTCCCTATAAAGAAATCAAATTGAGATATAACATATTTTATTTGTGGAGAAGTCAAATCTTTATCAATTAAATAAGCATTACTTTTATCAGTCAATCTACTATAAGCTTCTCTTGCTGCTTGCATGTCATCGTTAGCATTTTCCGGGCATTTGTAATTATAAGAATGTGATACAAGATACAATGGAACATTTTTATCCTGAAAATATGTGATGATACGGTCTATCAATTGAGGGTAATAATCAAAATATCCAGTTAGCCCCTTAAATCGATTTGAATAGCATAATCCACTCACATTCAATCCTACCGCGTTAGGTTTAATATCAATATCGAATTTTTCAGGAACCATATAAAACGATAAATCTTTTGTCAGTTCATAGTCTAATTTCATTTTTATAAGTTCAGATTCAAATTTAAGATCTCGAACATAAATTTTTGAAGAATATTTTAATATCTTTGCTGCAGTATCAAAATTATTCTTTTCTTTGAATGGGCCCAGTGTTTGTGGGAGTAATATTAAGGGGATTTGTTCTTTCATTGCCAAGTTGATATCGAATAATCTACCTTCAAATGTTTTAGTATTATAGATATCAGAAAAACCATCTCCCCCATTAATCGCAGCAACGAAACTAACTTTTTTTAGTATCCTATATATTTTGGTTAATCTTGATAAAAAAGGGATATTTTTATATATCCAATAGTCTACAAACCAAATATAAAAAGTGCGTATGACACGCTCTTCCAAATCTATATTTATTACCTCATCACTACTACCTTTGAAGTTAAACCTCCAAGGCTTTTTGTATAGAAATAAACGAATAACTGTAAGGTCGTTTGTGTTATAAAAATTCTTTAAAAAAAGAAATGAGCCGTAACCTAATGCCGCTGTTCCCCGGTTATTATCATTGAGATTCAGACCCGAAACGATATAGTATGTTTTCTTATCTTTCATAATCAACCTTGGCCTTGCAAAAAAAATTAAAAAGTTTACTTGATATCATGCGGCTTTTTGCAACGCATCTATCAAAAATAGCAAATCCTGCTTGACGACAGTATTCTGGCTCATTGTCATAGTCTGTTTCCCCCACTATTCAAGAGTTTCGCAGGCGGGAAGGACGTCAATGTCCGTTTGTCCGTTGTCCGTTTTGCAATTCCAAACGACTAATCAAAAGAGGATTCGATGAAAAAAAACCTGCCAAACAGTGTTATGAATGTGAAGCTTGTGGTAAACGCTTCGATGATCTGACGGACACCATCTTTGCTGGATATCATCAGTCTCTTAACGTATGGATATTGTGCCTCTATTTTATGGGCTGAACTTGTCTAACAAGCAGATTACCAAAAAACTGGACCTGTACCGTACCGATGCACAGAAGATGACCACCGAACACCGAATGGGGGTACGAGCATATGAGCATGAATCACGGGGCAGAAGAATACGCCAGAGACGAGGATGGAGACGGGTTCCATGAAGTCCATGTAAATACAATACGATGGAAGGCTTCTGGTATCTGCTACGTGCTTGGTTGCGTCCACATCAAGGCATTTCACAAGAGAAGGTTCTTTTTTATCTTGTTTTTTTAAGTTCGTGCATAACTCCGGCAGGCGAGGAAAGGCCTTGCTTGCTCCATTCACTTGTCGAACTTTTGGTAAATAAGACCCTGCAACGCAACATAAGCCTTATTTTTTTACAATAGTCTTCAACAATCCGACTCCCTTTTTCCCTAATACTGAACGAGCTATCGCTTTTGTTTTAGATTCAACATGATTTTCATTTATAATGCTTTTAAAAGCCAAAACCTCATCATCAGGGTTTACAAAAATTTCAAAAACCATTGATTGTTCAGATTCTGAAACAAAAGCATCTTTATAAACACAAAATTCTTCTTTGGTAGTGGCTGTGAGATATCTGAAACCACAAGCTTCTGCCCAACCCTTTGCATCTTTATAGTGATCTTTAGCAGCAATGTATGGAAAAACGTCATTTCCTATTTGTTGATATAAGCTCAAATTCATTCTAAATTCAACACCGCAGCTATTATTAACCAGTAAAATACGGATATTATTCTTCAGATGTCGGATACCAAGTGAATTCATATCATAAAAAAATGATAAGTCTCCAATAACCAGGAAACAGAGGTTCTTTGTTGTTATGCTTTGACCTAAAAAAGTAGACATACAACCGTCAATACCAAATGCAGCAACATTTGAATAGCAAACAATAGAAGGATCTAAAGGAAAAAGAGTCCAAGTTCTCAAACTATTCAATATAGCAAAATTTACATAACTTTTTTGTGGAATAGAGTTATGTAACTGCAAAGCCAAAAAAGCATTTGATAATGGCAAGTCGTCAGGTATCCGAATTGAATCATAAGCCGATTTCCATAATTTGAAATATTGATGAGATGTTGGCGTTTTAAGAGCTAATCGCACGAAAAAGAACTCGAATGGACATTCAAACACTTTCGTAAGTTTGTCATAGGTATCTATAATTTCCCCATTTTCCTTTATAAGCCAATGTTCAAAATCAAATTCGCTGCCAGCCGATAACTTTCGAAGCAAGGGGTAATCCCCGGTCTGCCCACCTATTGTAATTAGAAGATCAGGCTTATAAATATTTTTAAAAGTATCATTTGACATAACGCTTAGAACACTATTAGCGGGAACAGCATAGTCACCATGATAATTCGACAAATGATTAACATATACAAACGCATTGTAAGAATTTATGAAACCTTCTAAAGCCTCCCGCTGCTTATTGGAAAAAGGCCGATGCTCGCCTACAACTATCATTATTCTTTTCTCTGTTAGTTGAAAATTTCCCCACTCATCCCATTGCATATATCGGTTTATCATGCGAACATCTGGCAACTCTAATTCTGTAAACGTTACCAATTCAGTATCCAACATTGGCACATTAAGTTGTACAGGCCCGGAACTTCTATGTGACAACTCCAATATCGCTTCGTTGGACATACGAATACATTGCAGTTCATCAATATGATCAGAAACATAGGGAAGTGCAAAAGTCTTCTTTACTGCATCCTCTGGAACCGAAACCTGAATCGGGTGCTGCGGATACCCTTGATAATCATATTTTGGATGTTTAGATACAGTAATGGCAAGAATTGGAACATTTTTATAAAATGCCTCGGTAAGTCCTGGCAAATAATTACGAGTTGCCTGTGCACTTGTGCATGTTATCGCAATTCGCTCCCCTGTATCCAAATGTAATCCAATCGCAAAATACATAGCACTTCGCTCATCTACTATAGAATAGCATTTAAAAAATTCATCGTTTTGAAGGCCTTGGACAATAGGTATATTTGTCATGCCAGGATTTATTACAATATGCCGTATGTTATGCTTTTTTAATAAAACCAAAACAATTTGTGCGTTTTTAGCAATTGTGTACATACCTATTATTTTTCTCCTATACTTTAATTCTTAATTTGAGGTTTAAAGATCCTATATCCTCACTTAAATGTGCTGAATAGGGGCTATTCCAAATTAATTTGATTACTTTAGAGAGAATCCGCCATCACAAACAATAGTTTGACCAACAATAAAGTTTGCCGCATCACTTATTAAAAAAGTTGCTAATTCTGCCACCTCTTCGGGTAAAGCAAACCGTTTCAATGGATTGTGTGGATAATATGCATTTTCTTTTTGCTTTAAACAGTTAGGCTGCATATTCGTAGCAATAATGCCTGGCGCAATTCCATTTACAATAATATTATACGGTGCTAATTTAACACCAAGGCCTTGTGTTAGACCAGCTATGTCCCATTTAGTCATTCTGTATGGATAGGTAGCACCAACAAAACCACCTTGAGAAGAAATATTTAATATTTTTTTCAATTGCTTCTTTTCTGATTTTATCCATCTATTACATAAAAATTGCGTAAGGAAAAACAATCCTTTTGAATTAGTTCTATATACTTTATCCCATATCTCTTCTGTGACATGGGGAAACATGACTCCGTTGACTATACCTGCATTGTTTACTAGGATATCTATGTTGCCCCCCAGCAACTCTTCAGTCCTAATAATATTTTGTTCAATTTTATCTATCTCACCAACATCCCATGCGAGTATTTTTAACGACACACTTCCTATTTGGTCCTTAGCAACGCTTAGCTTTTCCACACTTCTTCCCGTTATTAAAACAGTGGCTCCTTCGGATATATATTTTTTTGCAATGGTCAACCCGATCCCTGAGCTTCCCCCTGTGATTAAAATTCTTTTCCCTTTTAAAATTTGTCCACAATGAATGCTTGAAATATTGACCGTTGAATATCCACCATATCGATAAACTGTTCCTAAATATCGAATCGTAGAATATATTCTTTTAATTTTGTTTAAAACCTTTCCAACTATTCTTTTCACAAAGCCTTCCTTGAATTTAATATTAAAAGCTCAAAAACCTGCCGACTCGATTTAACGCGACACTCCTAATTTTTCTTCGCCATTTTTTATCTATACCAAAAAAATACATAGATATAGAGGAAAACAAAAAACTTAATAAAATAGAAAAAAAGACAAAGAACATTCGTTCTGGAATCACTGAATGCACGACAAATGAAGGAACTGCTGAAAATAAAATGACCCCAGTGACAGGGAAAACCACATTCAAAAAAAAAGGACCTAAAGATAGCCCCACCAAACTTCTTACAATCACCAAGCGAAGAACAAACATAATCAGGGTTCCCACTATCGCAATGATATAAACAGTGTAAGCGGCTCCTCCCATTTTTAAGACTATCCATGCCCCAACAAATATGGCTATCTGTATAGTTCCCAACGTCAATTCATATATTTTCATTTGCCCTGGCGCACGAGCGGCAGTGGTTATGGGTAAACTCAATGAAAAAATCAGGGATTCTACCAAAGCCAGACGCGTGAAGAGCACAGTTTCCGGCGGCGGATTTTTTAGCCAAACACTGAGAACAGTTTGCATTTCGACAAATAAAGGTAAGGCAAAAACCCACATCAAAAAAAAGGTTATTTTCGAGCCATTGAATATAAGCGAAAACATTTCTTTTTTATCGTTGGCCGCATAGGATTTTATAATGGGGGGATAAAGACCTACATTGAACTGAGCAGAAAACATGTTTACTCTACCGGCAATATTGGTGGCAATCGCCCTTGCTGCAACTACAACCGGACTGAATGCCTGATTCAAAAGAATAGTAACGCCCTGCCTTCGCGCCACGGTCGAAATTTGTCCGAAAAAAGTCCAACCCGTGAAACCCATGATTTCACAGACTAAATTCTTATCCCAATAAAATTTTCGAAACTGGCATTCACTATATTTTCGAACGCAAATACAAATATAAAGAACTGCGTTGACCATCGACGCAACAAAAAACAACATTCCGTACAACTCAAGTTTATCCCACGGCAACCAAGTCAGCACAAATACAATAGCCAATTTTAAAATAGCTTCCACTATCGATACATATGCATAAATCTGCATATCTTCATGGGCTATGATAATGGCCATAAACGGCGAGGTAAATATTGTCGAGATAGAAGCCAATACGGCATAATGATAAACCAATAAAGCTGCATCAAATCGTGCCGGCGGCAGCTTAAGTTGATCACTGACAAACCAAAGGCCGATACTTTCAAGCAGGACCAAGGCAAGAACAGCGATGGTCCCGTAGATAGTTAAGTTTACAGTGAACGTTTTATTTAATCTTTTAGTATCCTCCTGACCGAGCGCAAATGAAAAAAAACGTTGCGTTGCCGAAGCCATAGTACCACCAAGAAAGGAAAAAAGAGACACAACACCACCAACGACATTGTATATACCATAGTCCTCAACACCAAGCACATCTAATACCAGCCTGACGGTGTACAGACTGATCAGGAGAATCAGTATCTGCCTGAAATATAACATTAGAGTGTTTCTTGCTATGCGTTTATTATTAATCTGCATGTTCTGTATTTATGTCTACTACGGCATGAATTGTCCGCATATCATTTATAATTTTGGTCAAGGGCTTACCCTAAACAATCAATCCCGAATATGCTCTTCATAACTTCTATTCTATAGAGTTAGGCGGTAACAATATTCATCAAATAACCCATAGCTTATTCTTCTCAATATTAACTATTTGGAAGGATAAGTTGTGGAAATCGCATTTTTTTTTGGGGGGGGAGGTGCTGATTGGTGTAACATTTAGATATTTAAAAAAAGTCTACCATTGAATTCCTCTAAAAATACAGGACTCATTGATATTATCTTTATACTTAAGAACGGTTTCCATCATTTCTGAAAGAACATCTTCTGTCAGATAGTGGGGTTTTAAACCAAGATCAAGCAAACCAGTGTGAATCGGATTGTAATAATGCTCCTCTGCCTCTTTCCTGGGATTGGGTAAAGACTTGATTTGAACATCAAGGTTGAATCTATTCCCAATTTTCTGAACTTTATCTGCCAATTGATTGACCGAGAAAGTTTCAACAAACTGGTTAAATATTCGGAGTTCCCCTCTTTGAGCAGGATTTTCAAGGGAAAGTTTAACACATTGAAGTGTATCCCTTAGATCAAGGTAGCCTCGCGTCTGACCGCCTTTGCCGTATACGGTCAGGGGATATCCGGCTACTGCCTGGACAATGAACCGATTGAGTACAGTCCCAAAGAGTTCATCATAATTGAAAAAGGGGAATAGTTCCTCATTGCCCTGATTTTCATCCGTATGAAGTCCGTAAACCGGCCCCTGCATAAGATCCGTGACTTTAAGATCCCACATTCTCACATAAAACCAGAGCAAATCTGTGTCCATGACCTTTGTGGTATGATAAAGACTGCCGGCCTGACGCGGATATAAAAATTTTTGAGATCTGCCTTTATGAGAGATATCAATCCAGCCTTCTTCAATATCTATGTCAGGCGTACCGTACTCTCCCATAGTACCAAGTTTAATGATATGGGCGTTGGGTGCAAATTCCTTAACAGCAAAAATGACATTGGCAGTGACCTCTAAATTATTCTTTAGGGTCAAAGTTGCGGTTTCTCTGCTGAGCATTGAATAAGGGGCAGACGGTTGTTCTGCATAGTGAATAACAGTATCGGGTTGGGTTTCTGAAAACACCCGGCTAATGAAATCCCAGTTGCAGAGATCTCCGATGTATGTATTGATTTTTTTACCGGACTGCTCCTGCCAGATTTTTACCCTGTCATGCAAATTAGGTACAGGAAAAAGAGCTTCAGAATCCTCCTCTCTGCAAATATTTCTTCGAAGGTAATTATCAACAATGCTGACTTCATGGTCACAGGCAGACAGATTCATAGTTGTCGGCCATCCAAGGTATCCGTCTCCGCCCAATATAAGCACTTTCATTTTATCACCTGTAGATTGATTATGA from uncultured Desulfobacter sp. includes these protein-coding regions:
- a CDS encoding polysaccharide pyruvyl transferase family protein codes for the protein MKDKKTYYIVSGLNLNDNNRGTAALGYGSFLFLKNFYNTNDLTVIRLFLYKKPWRFNFKGSSDEVINIDLEERVIRTFYIWFVDYWIYKNIPFLSRLTKIYRILKKVSFVAAINGGDGFSDIYNTKTFEGRLFDINLAMKEQIPLILLPQTLGPFKEKNNFDTAAKILKYSSKIYVRDLKFESELIKMKLDYELTKDLSFYMVPEKFDIDIKPNAVGLNVSGLCYSNRFKGLTGYFDYYPQLIDRIITYFQDKNVPLYLVSHSYNYKCPENANDDMQAAREAYSRLTDKSNAYLIDKDLTSPQIKYVISQFDFFIGTRMHSNFAAIFTNVPVFGLAYSYKYEGSFNYMGLKGYYASVLNLEKEDIDDVLFQIAEKYKNIESYPFAGYRYNK
- a CDS encoding thiamine pyrophosphate-binding protein, translated to MYTIAKNAQIVLVLLKKHNIRHIVINPGMTNIPIVQGLQNDEFFKCYSIVDERSAMYFAIGLHLDTGERIAITCTSAQATRNYLPGLTEAFYKNVPILAITVSKHPKYDYQGYPQHPIQVSVPEDAVKKTFALPYVSDHIDELQCIRMSNEAILELSHRSSGPVQLNVPMLDTELVTFTELELPDVRMINRYMQWDEWGNFQLTEKRIMIVVGEHRPFSNKQREALEGFINSYNAFVYVNHLSNYHGDYAVPANSVLSVMSNDTFKNIYKPDLLITIGGQTGDYPLLRKLSAGSEFDFEHWLIKENGEIIDTYDKLTKVFECPFEFFFVRLALKTPTSHQYFKLWKSAYDSIRIPDDLPLSNAFLALQLHNSIPQKSYVNFAILNSLRTWTLFPLDPSIVCYSNVAAFGIDGCMSTFLGQSITTKNLCFLVIGDLSFFYDMNSLGIRHLKNNIRILLVNNSCGVEFRMNLSLYQQIGNDVFPYIAAKDHYKDAKGWAEACGFRYLTATTKEEFCVYKDAFVSESEQSMVFEIFVNPDDEVLAFKSIINENHVESKTKAIARSVLGKKGVGLLKTIVKK
- a CDS encoding SDR family oxidoreductase gives rise to the protein MKRIVGKVLNKIKRIYSTIRYLGTVYRYGGYSTVNISSIHCGQILKGKRILITGGSSGIGLTIAKKYISEGATVLITGRSVEKLSVAKDQIGSVSLKILAWDVGEIDKIEQNIIRTEELLGGNIDILVNNAGIVNGVMFPHVTEEIWDKVYRTNSKGLFFLTQFLCNRWIKSEKKQLKKILNISSQGGFVGATYPYRMTKWDIAGLTQGLGVKLAPYNIIVNGIAPGIIATNMQPNCLKQKENAYYPHNPLKRFALPEEVAELATFLISDAANFIVGQTIVCDGGFSLK
- a CDS encoding oligosaccharide flippase family protein, coding for MQINNKRIARNTLMLYFRQILILLISLYTVRLVLDVLGVEDYGIYNVVGGVVSLFSFLGGTMASATQRFFSFALGQEDTKRLNKTFTVNLTIYGTIAVLALVLLESIGLWFVSDQLKLPPARFDAALLVYHYAVLASISTIFTSPFMAIIIAHEDMQIYAYVSIVEAILKLAIVFVLTWLPWDKLELYGMLFFVASMVNAVLYICICVRKYSECQFRKFYWDKNLVCEIMGFTGWTFFGQISTVARRQGVTILLNQAFSPVVVAARAIATNIAGRVNMFSAQFNVGLYPPIIKSYAANDKKEMFSLIFNGSKITFFLMWVFALPLFVEMQTVLSVWLKNPPPETVLFTRLALVESLIFSLSLPITTAARAPGQMKIYELTLGTIQIAIFVGAWIVLKMGGAAYTVYIIAIVGTLIMFVLRLVIVRSLVGLSLGPFFLNVVFPVTGVILFSAVPSFVVHSVIPERMFFVFFSILLSFLFSSISMYFFGIDKKWRRKIRSVALNRVGRFLSF
- a CDS encoding NAD-dependent epimerase/dehydratase family protein, giving the protein MKVLILGGDGYLGWPTTMNLSACDHEVSIVDNYLRRNICREEDSEALFPVPNLHDRVKIWQEQSGKKINTYIGDLCNWDFISRVFSETQPDTVIHYAEQPSAPYSMLSRETATLTLKNNLEVTANVIFAVKEFAPNAHIIKLGTMGEYGTPDIDIEEGWIDISHKGRSQKFLYPRQAGSLYHTTKVMDTDLLWFYVRMWDLKVTDLMQGPVYGLHTDENQGNEELFPFFNYDELFGTVLNRFIVQAVAGYPLTVYGKGGQTRGYLDLRDTLQCVKLSLENPAQRGELRIFNQFVETFSVNQLADKVQKIGNRFNLDVQIKSLPNPRKEAEEHYYNPIHTGLLDLGLKPHYLTEDVLSEMMETVLKYKDNINESCIFRGIQW